One part of the Dioscorea cayenensis subsp. rotundata cultivar TDr96_F1 chromosome 2, TDr96_F1_v2_PseudoChromosome.rev07_lg8_w22 25.fasta, whole genome shotgun sequence genome encodes these proteins:
- the LOC120274853 gene encoding protein FAR1-RELATED SEQUENCE 6-like, translated as MSGKAPKSNTMDQCMAIQGAIRTVFPNSHHRLCLLAHYEEDPEKLGGLTHYKAIKKILKSIVYEAIDIQEFENIWLKMIEDYNIGKNEWLNLLYTNRHRWAPVYVKGVFWAGMSTTQRSESINAFFDGYVGPTTSLKQFVEQYDNALKSKIEKENKADFATFNSSFQVLTDCFFEKQLQEAYTNEIFKLFQDELRGMLYCNLTFIRSDGARNIFQVTDILKGKDGRVRLQVGFTVYQNELEFDIKCTCRLFEFKGIVCRHICKVFIERNVKEIPSQYILSRWRKDIKRRHTYVKNCYEDSQISEQKVRYNKLCSHFSKAAEIGVESIEKYSFLMKCVDDAIEKLMDNANYLESHSNQVMPPMLLEKDHDHHQTTSSKFLTPLKGNNNGNCVRMF; from the exons ATGTCGGGTAAGGCTCCAAAAAGCAATACTATGGATCAATGTATGGCTATTCAAGGTGCAATCAGGACAgtttttccaaattctcatCACCGACTATGTCTTTTGGCACATTATGAAGAAGATCCCGAGAAGCTTGGAGGATTAACCCATTACAAGGCaataaagaagattttgaagagtATTGTTTATGAGGCAATAgatattcaagaatttgaaaatatttggttgaagatgatagAAGATTACAATATCGGGAAAAATGAATGGCTGAATTTGTTATATACAAATCGTCATCGTTGGGCTCCTGTATATGTTAAAGGTGTTTTTTGGGCTGGAATGTCTACCAcccaaagaagtgaaagcataaatgctttctttgatggttatgttggaCCAACAACATCCTTAAAGCAATTTGTGGAGCAGTATGACAATGCATTAAAAAGtaagattgagaaagaaaacaaagctgACTTTGCTACTTTCAACTCAAGCTTTCAAGTGCTAACTGATTGTTtctttgagaagcaactacaagaagcctataccaatgaaatttttaagCTATTCCAAGATGAGTTGAGAGGAATGCTATATTGCAATCTTACATTTATTAGATCAGACGGGGCAAGAAATATATTTCAAGTGACAGacattttaaaaggaaaagatgGAAGAGTCAGACTGCAAGTGGGTTTTACTGTTTATCAAAATGAGCTTGAGTTTGATATTAAATGCACATGTCGTTTGTTTGAGTTCAAAGGAATTGTTTGTAGGCatatatgcaaagtttttattgaaaggaatgtcaaagagattccatctcaaTATATTTTATCCCGTTGGAGAAAGGATATTAAACGCCGGCATACTTATGTGAAGAATTGTTATGAAGATTCACAAATTAGTGAGCAAAAAGTGCGGTATAATAAATTGTGCTCGCATTTTTCTAAGGCTGCTGAAATTGGAGTAGAATccattgaaaaatatagtttCTTGATGAAGTGTGTGGATGATGCAATAGAGAAGCTCATGGATAATGCAAATTATTTGGAGAGTCACTCTAACCAAGTTATGCCACCAATGTTGTTGGAAAAGGATCATGATCACCACCAAACAACATCTTCAAAGTTCCTAACTCCTTTAAAA GGAAATAACAATGGCAATTGTGTGAGGATGTTCTAG
- the LOC120270289 gene encoding uncharacterized protein LOC120270289, with product MEARSQEMRKMEESLKNQLKEHADQLDRAIQEFREQQSKDMEEVRTMLVKLACLISSQSSSSCISCLESGKECGFTSAIQPKFAMLEFPKFHGEGLNEWLCKCKQYFDFDETSDDIKVRMASLHLEGRALVWHQNYMRYKGNQGVLQWEEYIHALSIRFGEALYLDPIAELKQLEQVGTLETYLDKFDEILNRLDLCEDYAVSLFLSGLKEEIRYPVRVFSPSNLVEAVRLAKLQELIVEKLHKEDENYTEDNQENTPMIPLNGLAGVPSLCNYRTMRVNGSIKGQKVHILISSGSTRNLIDANTVNSLGCTVASISPVTVVVADGSKIQCEKTCVDLKWKMQGQEFQDDVLVMPLNGCQMVLGIQWLILLGPIIWNFKQLSMEFTVGNKKVVLRGA from the coding sequence ATGGAGGCTAGAAGTCAAGAGATGAGGAAAATGGAAGAGAGCTTGAAGAATCAGCTTAAGGAGCATGCTGATCAGTTAGATCGAGCTATTCAAGAGTTCCGGGAGCAACAATCCAAGGATATGGAGGAGGTGAGAACTATGCTTGTTAAACTAGCTTGTTTGATTAGTTCTCAATCCTCTAGTAGCTGTATTTCATGCCTGGAATCTGGAAAAGAGTGTGGATTTACTAGTGCAATTCAACCTAAATTTGCTATGTTGGAATTTCCTAAGTTTCATGGTGAAGGATTAAATGAATGGTTATGTAAGTGCAAACAGtactttgattttgatgaaacttcagaTGATATTAAGGTGAGAATGGCTTCATTACATCTTGAAGGTAGGGCACTAGTATGGCATCAGAATTATATGAGATACAAGGGAAATCAGGGAGTGTTACAATGGGAGGAATATATACATGCACTGAGTATTAGGTTTGGGGAAGCATTATATTTAGACCCTATTGCTGAATTAAAGCAGCTCGAGCAGGTGGGAACACTAGAAACTTACTTAGATaagtttgatgaaatcttaaaTAGGTTGGATTTGTGTGAAGATTATGCAGTTAGTTTATTCCTAAGTGGACTTAAGGAGGAAATACGGTATCCAGTTAGAGTGTTCTCACCTAGTAATCTTGTAGAGGCTGTGAGATTGGCCAAGTTGCAGGAATTAATTGTTGAAAAGTTGCATAAGGAAGATGAAAATTACACTGAAGACAATCAGGAGAATACACCCATGATCCCTTTGAATGGATTAGCTGGAGTGCCTTCATTATGTAATTACAGAACCATGAGAGTTAATGGTAGCATCAAGGGGCAGAAGGTGCATATTTTAATCAGCTCTGGAAGCACACGCAATTTGATTGATGCAAATACAGTGAATAGTCTGGGGTGTACTGTAGCTTCCATTTCTCCTGTGACTGTTGTAGTAGCAGATGGGAGCAAAATTCAGTGTGAAAAAACTTGTGTAGATTTGAAATGGAAGATGCAGGGACAGGAATTCCAAGATGATGTGTTAGTTATGCCTCTGAATGGCTGTCAGATGGTTTTGGGCATACAGTGGTTGATATTGTTGGGGCCAATCATATGGAATTTTAAACAGCTGAGTATGGAATTCACAGTGGGCAACAAGAAGGTAGTTCTGAGAGGTGCTTAG